The following are encoded together in the Kribbella sp. CA-293567 genome:
- a CDS encoding Mur ligase family protein, whose product MVELRVLDGANLYFSRAAIKLTLDLSALIDAPAPAAKAYAQALGLGATRPGRIGSGFRQRFAVRVVGHILRRIAREAGIGRIGVRVRSENDVHRLVVAFPWAHEGRARALAMAIVEVVDAFGADELPELVTSVGDRVRNEPAGNAPPTLRPKIPVVAVTGTNGKTTTSRMIAHIGRAAGLHTGWSSTDGVYFDGKLVEYGDFSGPSGAGQVLSQPGVQLAVTETARGGILRRGVGVAYNDVSVVTNVTADHLGLGGIDTVDQLAEVKAVITKITRPRGWCVVNGDDPRTFAMRLDSPAKSWVFSRDPDSPSIRSVLDEGGRATTVLDGFITVLDQASDAEPLLKVVDVPMTLSGLSHYNVENALAAASAALGLGLPRAAVIEGLSTFSPSENNPGRMNMYSVRDFTVVIDLAHNEAGLEALLEIMNGVRMPGARLLLALGSPGDRSDEMVSAMGAIGARGADRVVIGHKGEYLRGRPPSELEAVFREGAGSVGVEDVPSFPTELEAAQALVGEARAGDVVAVMSLQDRASLDAWLRSEGATVDDPETLKAKVERAQH is encoded by the coding sequence TTGGTAGAGCTCCGCGTCCTGGACGGGGCCAACCTGTACTTCAGCCGGGCAGCGATCAAGCTCACGCTCGACCTGTCGGCCCTGATCGACGCGCCGGCTCCGGCCGCGAAGGCGTACGCGCAGGCACTCGGGCTCGGCGCGACCCGGCCCGGGCGGATCGGCTCCGGCTTCCGGCAGCGGTTCGCGGTCCGGGTGGTCGGGCACATTCTGCGTCGGATCGCCCGCGAGGCAGGGATCGGGCGGATCGGCGTCCGGGTCCGCTCCGAGAACGACGTGCACCGGCTGGTGGTGGCGTTCCCGTGGGCGCACGAGGGCCGCGCCCGCGCGCTCGCGATGGCGATCGTCGAGGTGGTCGACGCCTTCGGCGCCGACGAGCTGCCTGAACTGGTGACGAGCGTCGGGGACCGGGTCCGCAACGAGCCGGCCGGTAACGCGCCGCCGACGCTGCGCCCGAAGATCCCCGTCGTCGCCGTCACCGGCACGAACGGCAAGACCACCACCTCGCGGATGATCGCGCACATCGGCCGGGCAGCAGGCCTGCACACCGGCTGGTCGAGCACCGACGGCGTGTACTTCGACGGCAAGCTGGTCGAGTACGGCGACTTCTCCGGCCCGAGCGGCGCCGGCCAGGTGCTGTCGCAGCCCGGAGTGCAGCTGGCCGTCACCGAGACGGCCCGCGGCGGCATCCTGCGGCGCGGCGTCGGCGTCGCCTACAACGACGTCTCGGTCGTCACCAACGTCACCGCCGACCACCTGGGCCTGGGCGGGATCGACACCGTCGACCAGCTGGCCGAGGTGAAGGCCGTGATCACCAAGATCACCCGGCCGCGCGGCTGGTGCGTGGTGAACGGCGACGACCCGCGGACCTTCGCGATGCGGCTGGACTCGCCGGCCAAGAGCTGGGTGTTCTCCCGCGATCCCGACTCGCCGTCGATCCGCAGCGTGCTGGACGAGGGCGGCCGGGCGACCACCGTGCTGGACGGGTTCATCACCGTGCTCGATCAGGCCAGCGACGCCGAGCCGCTGCTCAAGGTCGTCGACGTCCCGATGACGCTGTCCGGGCTGTCCCACTACAACGTGGAGAACGCGCTCGCCGCCGCCTCGGCGGCGCTCGGGCTCGGGCTGCCGCGGGCCGCGGTGATCGAGGGGCTGAGCACGTTCTCGCCGTCGGAGAACAACCCGGGCCGGATGAACATGTACTCCGTCCGCGACTTCACCGTGGTGATCGACCTCGCCCACAACGAGGCCGGCCTGGAAGCCCTGCTGGAGATCATGAACGGCGTCCGGATGCCCGGCGCGCGGCTGCTGCTGGCGCTGGGTTCGCCGGGGGACCGGTCCGACGAGATGGTCTCCGCGATGGGCGCGATCGGTGCCCGTGGCGCCGACCGGGTGGTGATCGGGCACAAGGGCGAGTACCTGCGCGGCCGGCCGCCGTCGGAGCTGGAGGCGGTCTTCCGGGAGGGCGCCGGTTCGGTCGGCGTCGAGGACGTACCGTCCTTCCCGACCGAGCTCGAGGCGGCGCAGGCGCTGGTCGGCGAGGCCCGGGCCGGTGACGTGGTCGCGGTGATGTCTCTGCAGGATCGGGCGAGTCTTGACGCCTGGTTGCGGTCCGAGGGGGCTACCGT
- the fabI gene encoding enoyl-ACP reductase FabI — protein MGILDGKRILVAGVTLDSSIGFATAKVAQEQGATVLISNFGRALSITRRIAGRLPVTPPVIELDVTDEDHLAALPAAIREHVDGLDGVVHSIAYGNPETILGGKFLDGPWDDVSRAVHVSAYSLKSLAVTCAPLMSRGGSIVGLTFDASVAWPGYDWMGVAKAALESTSRYLARDLGAQGIRCNLVSAGPLKTLAAKAIPGFEKFEGPWLDQAPLGWDPSDLEPTGKTIVALLSDFFPSTTGEIIHVDGGFHAMGA, from the coding sequence GTGGGCATCCTCGACGGCAAGCGGATCCTGGTCGCGGGCGTGACGCTCGACTCCTCGATCGGCTTCGCGACCGCCAAGGTGGCGCAGGAACAAGGCGCCACGGTACTGATCTCGAACTTCGGCCGGGCGCTGAGCATCACCCGGCGGATCGCCGGCCGGCTGCCGGTGACGCCGCCGGTGATCGAGCTCGACGTCACCGACGAGGATCACCTGGCCGCGTTGCCGGCCGCGATCCGCGAGCACGTCGACGGTCTCGACGGCGTCGTGCACTCGATCGCCTACGGCAACCCGGAGACGATCCTCGGCGGCAAGTTCCTGGACGGCCCGTGGGACGACGTGTCCCGCGCGGTGCACGTCTCGGCGTACAGCCTGAAGTCGCTGGCGGTGACCTGCGCGCCGCTGATGAGCCGGGGCGGCAGCATCGTCGGGCTGACCTTCGACGCCAGCGTGGCCTGGCCGGGGTACGACTGGATGGGGGTCGCGAAGGCGGCCCTGGAGTCGACCTCGCGCTATCTGGCGCGTGACCTGGGCGCGCAGGGGATCCGCTGCAACCTGGTCTCCGCCGGTCCGCTGAAGACGCTGGCCGCGAAGGCGATCCCGGGCTTCGAGAAGTTCGAGGGACCGTGGCTGGACCAGGCCCCGCTGGGCTGGGACCCGTCCGACCTCGAGCCGACCGGCAAGACGATCGTCGCCCTGCTCAGTGACTTCTTCCCCTCCACCACCGGCGAGATCATCCACGTCGACGGCGGCTTTCACGCGATGGGTGCCTAG
- the fabG gene encoding 3-oxoacyl-[acyl-carrier-protein] reductase, translating to MARSVLVTGGNRGIGLAIATAFREAGDQVAVTYRSGEPPEGFLGVKCDVTDAEQVDAAFDTIAAEHGPVEVLIANAGITRDTLLLRMSDDDWDAVIQTNLTGSFRVAKRAAKGMLRLRRGRIVFISSVVGLLGSPGQVNYAASKSGLIGMARSMARELGSRGITTNVVAPGFVETDMTAVLPEETQKQYLGQIPLGRFGRTEEIAQAVRWISSDEAAYITGAVIPVDGGIGMGH from the coding sequence GTGGCGAGATCGGTACTGGTCACCGGCGGCAACCGGGGCATCGGGCTGGCTATCGCGACCGCTTTCCGGGAGGCCGGCGACCAGGTCGCGGTCACCTACCGTAGCGGTGAGCCGCCGGAAGGTTTCCTCGGCGTCAAGTGCGACGTCACCGACGCCGAGCAGGTCGACGCCGCGTTCGACACCATCGCGGCCGAGCACGGCCCGGTCGAGGTACTGATCGCCAACGCCGGCATCACCCGCGACACGCTGCTGCTGCGGATGTCCGACGACGACTGGGACGCGGTCATCCAGACCAACCTGACCGGCTCGTTCCGGGTCGCCAAGCGCGCGGCCAAGGGCATGCTGCGGCTGCGCCGGGGCCGGATCGTCTTCATCTCCTCGGTGGTCGGTCTGCTCGGTTCGCCCGGCCAGGTGAACTACGCCGCCAGCAAGTCCGGACTGATCGGGATGGCCCGGTCGATGGCGCGCGAGCTCGGCAGCCGGGGCATCACCACCAACGTGGTGGCACCGGGGTTCGTCGAGACCGACATGACCGCCGTGCTGCCGGAGGAGACCCAGAAGCAGTACCTGGGCCAGATCCCGCTCGGCCGGTTCGGCCGGACCGAGGAGATCGCCCAGGCCGTCCGCTGGATCTCCTCCGACGAAGCCGCCTACATCACCGGCGCCGTGATCCCGGTCGACGGCGGCATCGGCATGGGCCACTGA
- a CDS encoding dodecin — protein MTDRTYRVTELVGTSKEGVDAAITNAISRAGETLRHLDWFEVTQIRGHIVDNAIDHYQVGLKVGFRLEDS, from the coding sequence ATGACCGATCGCACCTACCGCGTCACCGAGCTCGTCGGCACCTCCAAGGAAGGCGTCGACGCGGCGATCACCAACGCGATCTCCCGCGCCGGTGAGACCCTGCGGCACCTGGACTGGTTCGAGGTGACGCAGATCCGCGGCCACATCGTCGACAACGCGATCGACCACTACCAGGTCGGCCTCAAGGTCGGTTTCCGCCTCGAGGACTCCTGA
- a CDS encoding DUF3099 domain-containing protein, protein MSQRRKRGRERSDATVITVTDAQPGRSVDLETRIFRYAWMMSLRVVCFVGAVITPSPWRWILLVGAVFLPSVAVVLANARQTAKVSGGEVYLPPARPELRQEHDTEK, encoded by the coding sequence ATGTCACAGCGCCGTAAGCGGGGTCGTGAACGGTCCGACGCAACGGTCATCACGGTGACCGATGCGCAACCCGGCCGGTCGGTGGACCTGGAGACCAGGATCTTCCGCTACGCCTGGATGATGTCGTTGCGGGTGGTGTGTTTCGTCGGCGCGGTGATCACTCCGTCCCCCTGGCGCTGGATCCTGCTGGTCGGTGCCGTTTTCCTGCCGTCGGTGGCGGTCGTACTGGCGAATGCGCGGCAGACCGCGAAGGTCTCCGGGGGCGAGGTCTACCTGCCGCCGGCCCGGCCGGAACTGCGTCAGGAACACGACACCGAAAAGTGA
- the moaA gene encoding GTP 3',8-cyclase MoaA, with the protein MTAPSRTPLGLADNYGRVATDLRVSLTDRCNLRCTYCMPEEGLDWLAKPELLTDDEIVRLVSVAVGHLGVDEIRFTGGEPLLRRGVVDIVSRTTKLLPRPQVSITTNGIGLARQAQALREAGLDRVNVSLDTVRQDTFLELTRRDRLKDVLAGLAAAHEAGLTPVKVNAVLMRGVNDDQAPELLQFCLDHGYELRFIEQMPLDAQHGWSRDQMITADEILELLGERFGLAATDAATRGSAPAESFTVNGGPATVGIIASVTRPFCGDCDRVRLTADGQVRDCLFARTESDLRTALRAGAGDEELADRWRRAMRGKLPGHGINDPSFLQPVRPMSAIGG; encoded by the coding sequence GTGACAGCACCCAGCAGGACCCCGCTCGGGCTCGCCGACAACTACGGCCGGGTGGCCACCGACCTGCGCGTGTCGCTGACCGACCGGTGCAACCTCCGCTGTACCTACTGCATGCCCGAGGAAGGGCTCGACTGGCTCGCCAAGCCCGAGCTGCTGACCGACGACGAGATCGTCCGGCTGGTCTCGGTGGCGGTCGGCCACCTCGGCGTCGACGAGATCCGCTTCACCGGTGGGGAGCCGCTGCTGCGTCGCGGCGTCGTCGACATCGTCTCCCGGACGACGAAGTTGCTGCCGCGCCCCCAGGTCTCGATCACGACCAACGGGATCGGTCTGGCCCGGCAGGCGCAGGCGTTGCGCGAGGCCGGCCTGGACCGGGTGAACGTGAGCCTCGACACCGTTCGGCAGGACACCTTCCTGGAGCTGACCCGGCGCGATCGCCTGAAGGACGTGCTGGCCGGCCTGGCGGCGGCCCACGAGGCCGGCCTGACCCCGGTGAAGGTCAACGCGGTCCTGATGCGGGGCGTGAACGACGACCAGGCGCCGGAGCTGCTGCAGTTCTGCCTCGACCACGGCTACGAGCTGCGCTTCATCGAGCAGATGCCGCTGGACGCCCAGCACGGCTGGAGCCGGGACCAGATGATCACGGCCGACGAGATCCTCGAACTGCTCGGCGAGCGCTTCGGCCTGGCAGCGACCGACGCGGCGACCCGGGGCAGCGCGCCGGCCGAGTCGTTCACCGTGAACGGCGGTCCGGCCACGGTCGGCATCATCGCGAGCGTCACGCGGCCGTTCTGCGGTGACTGCGACCGGGTCCGGCTGACGGCCGACGGCCAGGTTCGTGACTGTCTGTTCGCCCGGACCGAGTCCGACCTGCGAACGGCGCTGCGGGCGGGGGCCGGCGACGAGGAACTGGCGGACCGGTGGCGGCGGGCGATGCGCGGAAAACTTCCCGGCCACGGCATCAACGATCCGAGCTTCCTGCAGCCGGTCCGGCCGATGTCCGCCATCGGCGGCTGA
- a CDS encoding SURF1 family cytochrome oxidase biogenesis protein, which yields MRRLMNVRWFTSALVIVVLSVACLQLGRWQLHRLDSRKAHNEVIRKNLAAPVTPLTEIVGPDRVIGEQHDWRTATVTGRYDATKQVVVRYRNVNDRPGFEIVTPLLLPDGTAVLVDRGFLPKQGGELAPGTVPAAPSGEVTVTGRLRRSERGGHTNGGTPADGTARLINGAEYAPALGLTLYDGYLTVDQQEPAADPAFRGFPGPEIDGGPHFFYALQWFLFGLLAIGGLVYFSRQDVTAEEPATVAGNNDDVARTTP from the coding sequence GTGCGTCGTCTGATGAATGTCCGGTGGTTCACCTCCGCCTTGGTGATCGTCGTGCTCTCCGTGGCCTGTCTGCAGCTCGGCCGCTGGCAGCTGCACCGGCTGGACTCCCGGAAGGCGCACAACGAGGTGATCCGGAAGAACCTGGCCGCTCCGGTCACCCCGCTGACCGAGATCGTCGGGCCGGACCGGGTGATCGGCGAGCAGCACGACTGGCGCACCGCCACCGTCACCGGCCGGTACGACGCCACCAAACAGGTGGTCGTGCGCTATCGCAACGTCAACGACCGGCCGGGGTTCGAGATCGTCACGCCGCTGCTGCTGCCCGACGGCACCGCCGTACTGGTCGATCGGGGGTTCTTGCCGAAGCAGGGCGGGGAGCTGGCGCCGGGCACCGTTCCGGCCGCGCCGTCCGGGGAGGTCACCGTGACCGGCCGGCTCCGCCGCAGCGAGCGCGGCGGCCACACCAACGGCGGTACGCCGGCCGACGGCACCGCCCGGCTGATCAACGGGGCCGAGTACGCCCCGGCGCTCGGACTGACCCTGTACGACGGCTATCTGACGGTGGACCAGCAGGAGCCGGCCGCCGATCCGGCCTTCCGGGGGTTCCCGGGGCCGGAGATCGACGGCGGACCGCACTTCTTCTACGCGTTGCAGTGGTTCCTCTTCGGCCTGCTGGCGATCGGCGGGCTGGTCTACTTCTCCCGGCAGGACGTGACCGCCGAGGAGCCGGCGACCGTTGCCGGGAACAACGACGATGTGGCGCGGACCACTCCCTGA
- a CDS encoding SDR family oxidoreductase yields MRQDGDVDLGLRDRIYIVTGASGGLGYATAKALAAEGAKLVISSRSEESISRAAAELGQNVVGIPVDNADPESAERLAATAIAKWGALHGALISVGGPRPGTAMDTEEDDWRAAFDSVFLGGLRIARSVARAGTDGTSIAFVLSSSVKSPINGLAISNGLRPGLAMVAKTLADELGPNGVRVNGLMPGRIATDRLKELDGKSGDPDAARRAAEKTIPLRRYGNPDEFGRVAAFVLSPAASYLTGAIIPIDGGALRAI; encoded by the coding sequence GTGAGGCAGGATGGGGACGTGGACCTCGGACTGCGCGATCGCATCTACATCGTCACCGGCGCCAGCGGCGGGCTCGGTTACGCCACCGCCAAGGCATTGGCCGCGGAAGGCGCCAAGCTGGTCATCTCCAGCCGGAGCGAGGAGTCGATCTCCCGCGCCGCCGCCGAACTCGGCCAGAACGTGGTCGGCATCCCGGTCGACAACGCCGATCCGGAGAGCGCCGAGCGGCTGGCCGCGACCGCGATTGCCAAGTGGGGTGCCCTGCACGGCGCCCTGATCAGCGTCGGCGGCCCCCGGCCCGGCACGGCGATGGACACCGAGGAGGACGACTGGCGCGCCGCCTTCGACAGCGTCTTCCTGGGCGGGCTGCGGATCGCCCGCTCGGTCGCCCGGGCCGGCACCGACGGTACGTCGATCGCCTTCGTGCTGTCGTCGTCGGTGAAGTCGCCGATCAACGGCCTGGCGATCTCCAACGGGCTCCGGCCCGGCCTCGCGATGGTGGCCAAGACGCTGGCCGACGAACTCGGCCCCAACGGCGTCCGGGTGAACGGGTTGATGCCCGGCCGGATCGCCACCGACCGGCTGAAGGAACTGGACGGCAAGTCGGGTGACCCCGACGCCGCCCGCCGCGCCGCGGAGAAGACGATCCCGCTCCGCCGTTACGGCAACCCCGACGAGTTCGGCCGGGTCGCCGCCTTCGTCCTGTCCCCCGCCGCGTCCTACCTCACCGGCGCCATCATCCCGATCGACGGCGGCGCCCTCCGCGCGATCTGA
- a CDS encoding DNA polymerase domain-containing protein: MAATKAIELEIAGRTVRVSNPDKPYFADRGLTKLDIVNYFVAVGDGILGALRDRPTTLERWPGGWFEGAKLSTRMDNKGDAFYQKRVAKGAPDWVETATIRFPSGRPADEVCPTELAVVAWAANLGTLTFHPWPVRRPELDSPDQLRIDLDPQPGTDFKSAAVIAPVLRELLAEHGLEGYPKTSGGRGLHVYVPIEPRWDFVQARRAVIAVGRELSRRMPDQVTVNWWKEERGERVFIDYNQMARDRTIASAYSVRPNARARVSAPLRWEEVSEVVPDDFDVLTMPARFAEAGDLHAAVGEQAFSLESLLELSAKQERDFGEGDLPYPPEYPKMPGEPKRVQPSKDRDSPKDPEPEESVPGE, translated from the coding sequence ATGGCGGCGACCAAGGCAATCGAGCTGGAGATCGCGGGACGGACGGTCCGGGTCAGCAACCCCGACAAGCCGTACTTCGCGGACCGGGGCCTGACCAAACTCGACATCGTGAACTACTTCGTCGCGGTCGGCGACGGGATCCTGGGCGCGCTCAGGGACCGGCCGACCACGCTCGAGCGCTGGCCGGGCGGGTGGTTCGAGGGCGCGAAGCTGTCGACCCGGATGGACAACAAGGGCGACGCGTTCTACCAGAAGCGGGTCGCCAAGGGCGCGCCCGACTGGGTCGAGACGGCGACCATCAGGTTTCCCAGCGGCCGGCCGGCCGACGAGGTCTGCCCGACCGAGCTGGCGGTGGTCGCCTGGGCGGCGAATCTGGGCACGCTCACCTTCCACCCCTGGCCGGTACGCCGCCCGGAACTGGACTCGCCGGACCAACTGCGGATCGACCTGGACCCCCAGCCCGGCACCGACTTCAAGAGTGCCGCCGTGATCGCTCCGGTGTTGCGGGAACTGCTCGCCGAGCACGGTCTGGAGGGTTATCCGAAGACCTCGGGCGGTCGCGGGCTGCACGTCTACGTGCCGATCGAGCCCCGGTGGGACTTCGTCCAGGCACGGCGGGCCGTGATCGCGGTCGGCCGCGAACTGTCCCGGCGGATGCCCGACCAGGTGACGGTCAACTGGTGGAAGGAGGAGCGCGGCGAGCGCGTTTTCATCGACTACAACCAGATGGCCCGCGACCGCACCATCGCCTCGGCGTACTCCGTCCGGCCGAACGCGCGCGCCCGGGTCTCGGCGCCGCTGCGCTGGGAGGAGGTGTCCGAGGTGGTGCCGGACGACTTCGACGTGCTGACGATGCCGGCCCGCTTCGCCGAGGCCGGTGACCTGCACGCGGCGGTCGGGGAGCAGGCGTTCTCGCTGGAGTCGCTGCTGGAGCTGTCGGCCAAGCAGGAGCGCGACTTCGGCGAAGGCGACCTGCCGTACCCGCCGGAGTACCCGAAGATGCCCGGCGAGCCGAAGCGGGTGCAGCCGTCGAAGGACCGCGACAGCCCGAAGGACCCGGAGCCGGAGGAGTCCGTGCCCGGCGAGTAG
- a CDS encoding M4 family metallopeptidase produces the protein MNKSALLAAATAVATATALGLTGATTATGAPAAEPVPTSAAAVARAKAAVPANLGTLKATGADTFLVKDVIVDADGSTHVRMDRIIGGLPVLGGDVVMHQAKDGAVKGVSLTLDRSANVGRTPRITAATAVGKAVTGNLKAEGKPALVIEARKGAPRLAYRVSSGGTQADGTPSHVTTTIDALTGAKLVSEQHIHTATGDGKSLYSGTVPLDTTAVTGGFNLTDGARGNGTTLDAQNKTDSIFCQILQIGCPVAAKFLDADNHWGSGLNTDRASAAADAHYGAATTFDYFKLIHGRNGIFNDGKGVPSRVHYGTNYVNAFWDGKKMTYGDGDGVVAGPLVSIDVAGHEMSHGVTSATSNLTYSGESGGLNEATSDIFGTAVEFYSDNAADPGDYYIGEEIMKDRPALRYMDKPSKDGNSKDCWYSGIGNIDVHYSSGVANHFFYLAVEGSGPKVIGGLQHDSPTCNGSTVTGVDRTKVAKIWYRALTTYFTTGTTYAQARVATLNAATDLYGAASPERATVAAAWSAVGVN, from the coding sequence ATGAACAAATCCGCCCTGCTCGCCGCTGCTACCGCAGTGGCGACCGCAACCGCCCTCGGGCTGACCGGCGCCACCACGGCCACCGGCGCCCCCGCGGCAGAGCCGGTCCCGACCTCCGCTGCCGCGGTCGCCCGGGCCAAAGCCGCCGTCCCGGCGAATCTCGGCACCCTGAAAGCCACCGGCGCCGACACCTTCCTGGTGAAAGACGTCATCGTCGACGCCGACGGCAGCACCCACGTCCGGATGGACCGCATCATCGGCGGCCTGCCCGTGCTCGGCGGCGACGTGGTCATGCACCAGGCCAAGGACGGCGCCGTGAAGGGCGTCAGCCTGACCCTGGACCGCTCGGCGAACGTCGGCCGGACCCCGAGGATCACCGCCGCCACCGCGGTCGGCAAGGCAGTGACCGGCAACCTCAAGGCCGAGGGCAAGCCGGCCCTGGTCATCGAGGCGCGCAAGGGCGCGCCGCGACTCGCCTACCGGGTCAGCAGCGGCGGCACGCAGGCCGACGGCACGCCCAGTCACGTGACGACGACGATCGATGCCCTCACCGGCGCGAAACTGGTCAGCGAGCAGCACATCCACACCGCGACCGGCGACGGCAAGAGCCTGTACTCCGGCACCGTCCCGCTCGACACCACCGCGGTGACCGGTGGGTTCAACCTGACCGACGGAGCCCGCGGCAACGGCACCACGCTGGACGCGCAGAACAAGACCGACTCGATCTTCTGCCAGATCCTGCAGATCGGTTGCCCGGTCGCGGCCAAGTTCCTCGACGCGGACAACCACTGGGGCAGCGGCCTGAACACCGACCGCGCGTCAGCGGCGGCGGACGCGCACTACGGCGCGGCGACGACGTTCGACTACTTCAAGCTGATCCACGGCCGCAACGGCATCTTCAACGACGGCAAGGGCGTCCCCAGCCGGGTGCACTACGGCACCAACTACGTGAACGCGTTCTGGGACGGCAAGAAGATGACCTACGGCGACGGCGACGGGGTCGTCGCGGGCCCGCTGGTCTCGATCGACGTGGCCGGCCACGAGATGTCGCACGGCGTCACCTCGGCCACCTCGAACCTGACCTACTCCGGTGAGTCCGGCGGCCTGAACGAGGCCACCAGCGACATCTTCGGGACCGCGGTCGAGTTCTACTCCGACAACGCGGCCGACCCCGGCGACTACTACATCGGCGAGGAGATCATGAAGGACCGGCCGGCCCTCCGGTACATGGACAAGCCGAGCAAGGACGGCAACTCCAAGGACTGCTGGTACTCCGGTATCGGCAACATCGACGTGCACTACTCCTCGGGCGTGGCGAACCACTTCTTCTACCTCGCCGTCGAGGGCAGCGGCCCCAAGGTGATCGGCGGCCTGCAGCACGACTCGCCCACCTGCAACGGATCGACCGTGACCGGTGTCGACCGGACCAAGGTCGCCAAGATCTGGTACCGGGCGCTGACCACGTACTTCACCACCGGTACGACGTACGCGCAGGCCCGGGTCGCGACGCTGAACGCGGCCACCGACCTGTACGGCGCTGCGAGCCCGGAGCGCGCGACGGTGGCGGCCGCCTGGTCGGCCGTCGGCGTCAACTGA
- the msrB gene encoding peptide-methionine (R)-S-oxide reductase MsrB: MTESTRQYAVQKSDQEWRAELSPAEFQVLRKAGTERPFTGEYTDTKTIGVYQCRACDAELFRSETKFDSHCGWPSFFAPLAEDRVEYIEDHDLGMKRVEVRCANCGSHLGHVFEGEGYGTPTDLRYCINSVSLKLTPAE, translated from the coding sequence ATGACAGAGAGCACCAGGCAGTACGCGGTACAGAAGTCCGACCAGGAGTGGCGTGCCGAGTTGTCGCCGGCGGAGTTCCAGGTGCTTCGCAAGGCCGGGACCGAGCGGCCGTTCACCGGTGAGTACACCGACACCAAGACGATCGGCGTGTACCAGTGCCGGGCGTGTGACGCGGAGCTGTTCCGCAGTGAGACCAAGTTCGACTCGCACTGCGGCTGGCCGTCGTTCTTCGCCCCGCTGGCCGAGGACCGGGTGGAGTACATCGAGGACCACGACCTCGGCATGAAGCGCGTCGAGGTCCGCTGCGCCAACTGCGGCTCCCACCTCGGCCACGTCTTCGAGGGTGAGGGCTACGGCACCCCCACCGACCTGCGCTACTGCATCAACTCGGTCAGCCTGAAGCTGACGCCCGCGGAGTAG
- a CDS encoding VOC family protein, translating into MTTERKAFPVLYVSDVRRSLEFYALLGYESRYQFPMEGDPHYVGLERGESSLGIADSSWPEAQLGINVGTAARFELFVYVDSVEATVEAFRAAGHPVLQEPATMPWGERQAYVTDPDNNPVALATPV; encoded by the coding sequence GTGACCACCGAGCGCAAGGCCTTCCCGGTCCTGTACGTCTCCGACGTGCGCCGGTCGCTGGAGTTCTACGCCCTGCTCGGTTACGAGTCGCGCTACCAGTTCCCGATGGAGGGCGACCCGCACTACGTCGGCCTGGAACGCGGCGAGTCATCCCTCGGGATCGCCGACTCCAGCTGGCCGGAAGCCCAGCTGGGCATCAACGTCGGTACGGCGGCACGCTTCGAGCTCTTCGTCTACGTCGACTCGGTCGAAGCCACCGTGGAGGCCTTCCGGGCGGCCGGCCACCCGGTCCTGCAGGAGCCGGCCACCATGCCCTGGGGTGAACGCCAGGCCTACGTCACCGACCCCGACAACAACCCGGTAGCCCTCGCCACTCCGGTCTGA